One genomic window of Paraburkholderia phytofirmans PsJN includes the following:
- a CDS encoding polyhydroxyalkanoate depolymerase, which translates to MNLFAYPTYQAFADMMLPMRHGAALVNHSLDAWPAFGETSHGRSIRAACELLTLAGLTPVRPPFEIDSVISEGKSVAVVEEVAAHTPFCSLLHFRKETPPSVPQPRVLVIAPMSGHFATLLRGTVRTMLAEHDVYITDWHNPRDVPLSQGRFGFDEFVQHVIDFTETIGPGAHLLAVCQPTVAALAAVALMAADDHPAQPASMTLMAGPLDTRINPTRVNELAKSKPLEWFEQKLISAVPFGFAGAHRRVYPGFMQLTAFMAMNLNRHLDSFETMYYERAKGDPAKADTIRTFYEEYFATMDLTADFYLETVDTVFQRHALPLHALEVKGRLVEPSKIRRTALLTVEGEKDDICAVGQTLAAQDMCDKLRPYLKTHHVQTGVGHYGVFNGHRWERHIYPRVRAVIYDNEPRAVLVSSRARTIQPVPAATAAEVTPAAPAATAVVDVDVDAAAMDAANGTSTTSSARSAAAIKPQTARTPRRRPPAAQ; encoded by the coding sequence ATGAACCTGTTCGCATATCCCACATACCAGGCTTTCGCCGACATGATGCTGCCGATGCGGCACGGCGCGGCGCTGGTGAATCATTCGCTCGACGCGTGGCCTGCGTTCGGCGAAACGTCGCATGGACGCTCCATCCGCGCGGCCTGCGAGTTGTTGACGCTGGCCGGACTCACGCCCGTGCGACCGCCGTTCGAGATCGACAGCGTGATATCGGAAGGCAAATCCGTGGCGGTCGTCGAGGAAGTCGCGGCGCACACGCCGTTCTGTTCGCTGCTGCATTTCCGTAAGGAGACGCCGCCGTCGGTGCCGCAACCGCGCGTGCTGGTGATCGCGCCGATGTCCGGCCACTTCGCGACGCTGCTGCGCGGCACCGTGCGCACGATGCTGGCCGAACACGACGTCTACATCACCGACTGGCACAACCCGCGCGACGTGCCGCTAAGCCAGGGCCGCTTCGGCTTCGACGAATTCGTGCAGCACGTGATCGACTTCACCGAAACGATCGGGCCCGGTGCGCATCTGCTCGCCGTGTGCCAGCCGACCGTCGCCGCGCTGGCCGCAGTCGCGCTCATGGCCGCCGACGATCATCCCGCGCAACCGGCGAGCATGACGCTGATGGCCGGTCCGCTCGACACGCGTATCAACCCGACGCGCGTCAACGAACTCGCCAAAAGCAAACCGCTGGAGTGGTTCGAGCAGAAGCTGATCAGCGCGGTGCCGTTCGGTTTTGCGGGCGCGCACCGGCGCGTGTATCCGGGCTTCATGCAGCTGACCGCGTTTATGGCGATGAATCTCAACCGCCATCTCGACTCGTTCGAGACGATGTATTACGAGCGCGCCAAAGGCGATCCAGCGAAAGCCGACACGATCCGCACGTTCTATGAAGAATACTTCGCGACGATGGATCTCACGGCCGACTTTTATCTGGAAACCGTCGATACGGTTTTTCAGCGTCATGCACTGCCGTTGCATGCGCTCGAAGTGAAAGGGCGTCTCGTCGAACCGTCTAAGATTCGCCGCACCGCGTTGCTTACTGTCGAAGGCGAGAAGGACGATATCTGCGCCGTCGGTCAGACGCTCGCCGCGCAGGACATGTGCGACAAGCTGCGGCCGTATTTGAAGACGCATCACGTGCAGACCGGCGTGGGGCACTACGGCGTGTTCAATGGACACCGCTGGGAGCGGCACATTTATCCGCGCGTGCGCGCCGTGATTTATGACAACGAACCGCGCGCGGTGCTGGTGAGTTCACGAGCGCGCACGATTCAGCCGGTGCCAGCCGCGACGGCTGCGGAAGTCACTCCAGCAGCGCCGGCGGCAACGGCGGTGGTCGATGTGGACGTGGATGCGGCGGCCATGGACGCTGCGAACGGCACCAGCACCACGTCGAGTGCGCGTTCGGCTGCGGCCATCAAGCCGCAGACGGCGCGCACTCCGCGTAGACGGCCGCCCGCCGCGCAATGA
- a CDS encoding cupin domain-containing protein — MSTEFATQFSHVRPQDTSYEDQGLRDFFLYRDLGIAQATGGKVLAQLVKANHAPEQGTGWHRHEADFHIVIMLKGWARFMYGDKETLVAAGDCVHQAPGIVHYLFDYSEDMEYIEIVSPADFKSIEVEGPCDVPTVKPWKSAAA, encoded by the coding sequence ATGTCCACCGAATTCGCCACGCAATTCAGTCATGTCCGTCCGCAAGACACGTCCTATGAGGATCAGGGCTTACGCGACTTTTTTCTCTACCGCGATTTAGGTATCGCGCAGGCGACCGGCGGCAAGGTGCTCGCGCAACTCGTCAAGGCGAATCACGCACCAGAGCAAGGCACTGGCTGGCACCGTCATGAAGCCGATTTCCACATTGTGATCATGTTGAAGGGCTGGGCGCGCTTCATGTACGGCGACAAGGAAACGCTCGTCGCCGCCGGCGACTGTGTGCACCAGGCGCCGGGTATCGTCCACTATCTGTTCGACTACTCGGAAGATATGGAGTACATCGAAATCGTCTCGCCGGCCGATTTCAAATCGATCGAAGTCGAAGGGCCGTGCGACGTGCCGACAGTGAAGCCCTGGAAGAGCGCTGCGGCTTAG
- a CDS encoding flavin reductase family protein produces the protein MSHYFYDPATGHGLPHDPFKAIVAPRLIGWISSRDTAGTLNLAPYSFFGAFASFPAIIGFCSEGRKDSVANIEATGEFVWNLATKPLAEQMNRSSAPVPPHVDEFELAGLTPAPGRNVAVPHVAESPAALECKLLQVVRLHAIDGTPMDNYLSLGQVVGVHINEAYLKDGLFDTHAAQPIMRAGYRADYAEIGDMFQMFRPTA, from the coding sequence ATGTCCCACTACTTCTACGACCCCGCCACCGGCCATGGCCTCCCGCACGATCCGTTCAAAGCCATCGTCGCGCCGCGTCTGATCGGCTGGATTTCCTCGCGTGACACCGCGGGCACATTGAACCTCGCGCCGTACAGTTTCTTCGGCGCGTTCGCCAGCTTTCCGGCGATCATCGGTTTCTGCAGCGAAGGCCGTAAAGACAGCGTCGCCAACATCGAAGCCACCGGCGAGTTCGTCTGGAATCTGGCCACCAAACCGCTCGCCGAGCAGATGAACCGCTCGTCGGCGCCCGTTCCGCCGCACGTCGACGAATTCGAACTCGCGGGGCTCACTCCCGCGCCGGGCCGCAACGTGGCCGTGCCGCACGTCGCGGAATCGCCGGCTGCGCTCGAATGCAAGCTGCTGCAAGTGGTGCGGCTGCATGCAATCGACGGCACGCCGATGGACAACTATCTGTCGCTCGGGCAAGTGGTCGGCGTGCATATCAACGAGGCGTATCTGAAAGACGGCTTGTTCGACACGCACGCGGCGCAGCCCATCATGCGCGCCGGCTACCGCGCCGACTACGCGGAAATCGGCGACATGTTCCAGATGTTCCGCCCGACCGCATAG
- a CDS encoding 3-hydroxyacyl-CoA dehydrogenase family protein, giving the protein MLERFYRRQQESGLDKAVIGVVGTGLMGVGIATQSALHGHRTIVHDVDPARLASVAPKAQAVLDELIDAGRIDPAAKQAALARIETHAELDVMASAQFVIEAIPEVLELKHRLYAALTQLLADDAILASNTSGFHPDQLAAPLRAKDRFVIAHFWNPPHMIPLVEVVPGTATAPEVTQQTAALMSAIGMEPVVLAKAIPGFVGNRLQFAMLREALHIVRSGAATPDVVDRVMKASLGRRWGIVGPLEGADMGGLDTFLDIASHLMPELAKDEDVLDLLREQVEAGRVGVRSGAGFHDWDDAHLEHVKQGRKRVISRG; this is encoded by the coding sequence ATGCTTGAACGCTTTTATCGACGGCAGCAGGAGAGCGGCTTGGACAAGGCAGTGATTGGCGTGGTGGGCACGGGGTTGATGGGCGTCGGCATTGCGACGCAAAGCGCGTTGCACGGACACAGGACGATCGTTCATGACGTCGATCCGGCGCGTCTCGCGAGCGTCGCGCCGAAAGCGCAAGCGGTGCTCGACGAACTGATCGACGCCGGGCGCATCGACCCGGCGGCCAAACAGGCGGCGCTGGCGCGCATCGAAACACACGCCGAACTCGACGTGATGGCATCGGCGCAATTCGTGATCGAGGCGATTCCCGAGGTGCTCGAACTGAAGCATCGCCTGTACGCGGCGCTGACCCAGTTGCTGGCCGACGACGCGATTCTCGCGAGCAACACCAGCGGTTTTCATCCCGATCAACTCGCCGCCCCGTTGCGCGCGAAAGACCGCTTTGTGATCGCGCATTTCTGGAATCCGCCGCACATGATTCCGCTCGTCGAAGTCGTGCCGGGCACGGCGACCGCACCCGAAGTGACGCAGCAGACTGCTGCGTTGATGAGTGCGATCGGCATGGAGCCCGTTGTGCTGGCGAAAGCGATTCCGGGGTTCGTCGGCAACCGGTTGCAGTTCGCGATGCTGCGCGAGGCGTTGCATATCGTGCGCTCGGGCGCGGCAACGCCGGACGTGGTCGATCGCGTGATGAAGGCGTCGCTGGGCCGCCGCTGGGGGATCGTCGGACCGCTCGAAGGCGCGGACATGGGCGGCCTCGACACCTTCCTCGATATCGCTTCCCATCTGATGCCGGAACTGGCCAAAGACGAAGACGTGCTCGATCTATTGCGCGAGCAGGTCGAAGCAGGGCGTGTCGGCGTGCGCAGCGGCGCGGGTTTCCATGACTGGGACGACGCGCATCTGGAGCACGTAAAGCAAGGGCGCAAGCGTGTGATCAGTCGCGGTTGA